The window CGCGGTGACCTCAAGCACCGGCGCGACGACGTACTGCGCCAGATCGAACCCGTGGCTGAGCAGGTCGCCGAGCACCCCCGACCCCGCCGTCTCGCGCACGAACCGCCAGGTACGCGGCCCAGAAGGCGACGCCGAGTAGTCGGCGTCGAGCACCACCCGCACGTTCGATACCCGACCGAGCCGACCCGAGCGGACCAGCGACCGCAGGTGCTCCACCGCGGGTGCGTGCCGGTAGTTGAACCCGACGGCGGTGACCAGCCCCGCGTCGCGTGCGGCGTCGGCGATGTCCTGCGACTGCCCGACCGAGGTACCCATGGGCTTCTCGATCCAGAACGGCTTGCCGGCGGCCGCCGCCGCGAGCGCGTGCTCGTGGTGCACGTAGTTGGGTCCGCAGATCGAGACGACGTCGACGTCGGGGTGGGCCAGCACGTCGCGGTAGTCGACGGTCACCTCCCGGTAGCCGAAGCGGCGGCGCGCCGCCTCGGCATTGTCGACGGAGGGGTCGGCCACGATCACCGGCACAACCTCGACGTCGAGCTCCGGGTACTTCTCCCCCAGCGCCCGGTAGGCGTGCGAGTGCACGTTGCCCATCCAGCCCGCCGAGATCAGCCCTACGCCGATCAGAGCAACCCCAGCCCGCACGAGGCCAGGTACTGCCGCGTCATGACCGCATTCGGCAGCGGCAGCCGCGGGTCGCAGGGGTACAGGTCCTGCTCGCAGATCACGTACAGGTCCTTGTTCAGGTCGGCCAAGGCAGCGACAAGAGCCGTCATGTCGGGCGCCCCCGCCGGGGGCCGCACGGACGCGCCGCGCGCCACGGCCTCGCCGAAGGGCCAGTCCTCGCGGTGCGCCTGCTCGGTCAGCTCGACGTCGAACGCCTTGATGTGCACGTAGGCGATCCGGTCGGGGTAGGTGCGCACCATCTCCAGCGGGTCCCCGCCGCCGTAGACGATGTGCCCGGTGTCGAGGCACAGGTTCACGTAGTCGGGGTCGGTGGCGTCGAACACGCGGGCGATGTCCTCCGGCGTCTCGATGTGGCTGTCCCCGTGGGGGTGCAGCACCATCTTCAGCCCGTACTCGTCCTTGACGATCTGGCCGAGCCGGTTCGCGTTCTCGATGTAGAGCTTCCAGGCGTCCGGCGTCAGCACACGGTCGTCGGTCCACTCCCAGGTCTTGTCGTCGCGGAACAGCGGCGGCAGGTGGACCAGGTACTCCGCGCCGACGGCGGCGTGGGTCTCCGCGATGGCCCGGAAGGTCCGCTCGGTCTCGGCCCAGGCCTCGGCCTTGTGCAGGATGCCCCAGCCGGTGCCGGCCACCACGGTGAAGCCGTTGTCGTCCATGACCTTGCGCAGGAGCTTCGGGTCCGTGGGGAAGTAGCCGTAGGGGCCGGTCTCCATGTACTCGAAGCCGGCCTCGGCCATCTCCGCGAGCGCCCGCTCCCAGTGGATCTGCTTCTCGTCCTCGGGGAACCACACGCCCCACTGGTCGGGGCAGACACCGATGGTGAGCTTGCTGAACCGGGGGTCGGTGTTGCGCGCCTTGCTCGTCATTTCGCTCTCTCTCACCTGGTGGTTGTGGTTCAGACGGCGGCCGACGCCGGGATGGGCGCCGGGGCCACGCTGAGCCCCGTGCGCGCGGACTGGGTGGCGGCGTCGGCCAGTGCCAGCGCCTGGCGCCCGTCGAGCAGCGACGGGGTCGGCGCGGTGCCCTCGCGCACGGCGGCCACGAACGCGGCCAGCTCGCGCGTGTACGCGTCGGCGTACCGCTCCAGGAAGAAGTCCAGGTGCGGTCCGCGGGCGCCGGACACCCCGGCGGCGTCGAGCACCACGGAGGTCGCCGTGTGGTTCTCCACCCGCAGCGCCCCGCGCGGGCCGAACGCCTCCAGGCGCTGGTCGTACCCGGCGGCGTTGTGCCGGCTGTTGATGATCGTCGCGACGGCGCCCGAGGCGGCGGTGAGGGTCACGACGGCGGCGTCGTAGTCGTCGACCTCTGCGAGGGCCGGGTCCAGGCGCTGCGGCACGGCGTGGACGTTGACGATGTCGCCGAGGAAGAACCGCGCCATGTCGAGGTCGTGGATGGCCATGTCGCGGAAGATCCCGCCCGAGGACGCGAGGTACGCGACGGGCGGTGGTGCCGGGTCGCGGCTGATGATGGTGAGCTGTTCGACGTCGCCGATCTCGCCGGCCGCCACCCGGCTGCGGACCTCCGCGAAGGCAGCGTCGAAGCGGCGGTTGAACCCCAGCATGACGCGGTCCGCGCGGCCGCCGACCTGGGCCAGGCACCAGTCGGCGCGCGCCAGGTCGAGGTCGACCGGCTTCTCGACCAGCACCGCCTTGCCCGCGTCGACGGCCGCCACGATCTGGTCCACGTGGTACGGCGTGGGCGAGCCGACGATCACGGCGTCCACCGTGTCGTCGGCGAACACGTCCGCGACGTCGGTGGTGGCCGCCGCCCCGTACGCCGAGGCCAGGCGCTCGGCAGCGCCGTCGACCGGGTCGGCGACGAGCGCGAGCTCGACGTCGGGCGAGGCGGCGACCGAACGGGCGTGGACGGCCCCGATCCGGCCGGCGCCGATGAGCGCAAAACGCATGGTGTCTCCTTGAGCTGTTCTCATACCTCGGCGGCCCGGACGTCCGCGATGAGCGACTTGTCGCCGCCCGTCTGTTCGAGCTCGTGGGCCAGCTCCGCGAGCTCGGCGCCGCCCGCCATCTGCGACGTCAGCTCGTCGAGCGTGACGTCCTTCTTCTCGTGATAACCGATGGGGCTGCCGCGCTTGAGCAGCAGGAACCGGTCCCCGACGGGGTAGGCGTGGTGCGGGTTGTGGGTGATGAAGACGACGCCGAGGCCCCGGTCGCGCGCCCGCAGCACGTAGCGCAGCACGATGCCCGACTGCTTGACCCCGAGCGAGGCGGTCGGCTCGTCGAGGATGAGCACCCGGGCGCCGAAGTGGACGGCGCGCGCGATCGCCACGCACTGCCGCTCGCCGCCCGAGAGCTGGTGGATCGGCTGGTTCACGTCGCGCAGGTCGATGCCCATGTCGAGCAGCTCCTGCTTGGCGATCCGCTGCATCTCCTTGACGTCGAGGATCCGGAAGGGCCCCACGCCCTTGGTCAGCTCGGAGCCGAGGAAGAAGTTGCGCCACACCGGCATGAGCGGGACGACGGCGAGGTCCTGGTAGACGGCTGCGATGCCGAGGTCGAGGGCCTGACGCGGCGAGCCGAGGGTCAGCTCCTCGCCGTCGACCTCCAGCAAGCCCTCGGTGTGCTGGTGGCGGCCGGCGATGATCTTGATGAGCGTGGACTTGCCGGCCCCGTTGTCGCCGAGCACGCAGGTGACGCGGCCCGCCTCGACGTCAAGATCGACGTCGTGCAGGGCGACGATGTTGCCGTACCGCTTGCCGACCCCGCGCATCCGCACGAGGGGGGTACCCGGTTCAGTGGCGCTCATCGCTGCTCCGCCCGCTTCTTGACGACGAGGTTGACGATCGTGGCCACCAGGAGCATGAGGCCGAGGAAGAACCTGAACCAGTCCGGGTTCCACTGCGCGTAGACGATGCCCCGGCTGACCATGCCGAAGATCAGGGCGCCCAGCGCCCCGCCGACCGCGGAGCCGTAGCCGCCGGTCAGCAGGCAACCGCCGATGACGGCAGCGATGATGTAGAGGAACTCGTTGCCCACCCCCTCGCCGGACTGCACGGTGCCGAACGCGAACAGGTTGTGCATGCCGAGCAGCCAGGCGCACAGCCCGACCCCCATGAACAGGCCGATCTTGGTGCGCACCACGGGGACGCCGACGGCCGAGGCCGCCAGCTCGTCCCCGCCGGCGGCGAAGATCCAGTTGCCGACGCGGGTGCGGACCAGCAGGTGGGTGGCGATCACGACGAGCGCCAGCCAGAACACGATGGTGATGTCCCAGTTCACGCCGAGGAAGCTGATCTCGGCCGCGAAGAACGAGCGCGCGGACTCGAACCCGTCCATCTCGGCGATCGACGGGCTGGAGACCCCGCCGGCCACGATCCTCGTGACGCCGAGGTTGACCCCGGCGATCATGAGGAACGTCGCCAGCGTGACGATGAACGAGGGCAGCTTCGTCACGACCAGCAGGTACCCGTTGAGCAGCCCGAGCCCGAGCGACACGACCAGGGCGATGCCGACCCCCACCCACACGTTGGTGCCCAGATACCAGGAGAACTGGGCGGCCGTGAGCGCCGAGAACACCACCGCGACCCCCGTGGACAGGTCGAACTCGCCGCCGATCATGAGCAGCGAGACGCCGACGGCCATGATCCCGATGGTCGAGGCCCCGTACAGCACCGTCGCTACCGACGGGAGCTGCGTGAACACCGGCGCGACCGCGGCGAAGAACACAAAGACGCCCACGGCGCCGACGACGGCGCCCATCTCGGGCCGCGCGAGCAGCCGCGCGACCGCCGAGCGGCGCACCAGCCGCTCATCGGCGGCGGGCGGCGACGCCGGCGGCGCCGGGGTGGTGGCAGTGGTCATCAGCGGATGCCGTCCTCGGCACCCGCAAGGACGTCTTCGGCGTTGTCCTGGTCGACGATCGCCGGGCCGGTGTAGACGGGCTGGCCGCCGCCGAGCACAAAGCCGCCGTTGTGCTGCAGCCACAGCGACTCGATGGCGAGGTAGCCCTGCAGGTACGGCTGCTGGTCGACGGTGGCGAGCACGTCGCCGTCGACCACCGCCTGGGCGAGCTCGGCGTTCAGGTCGAACGAGGCGACCTGCGCCTCGGAACCGGTCTCCGCGACGGCGTCGACGATGGTCACCGTGAAGGGCGCGCCGAGGCCGATGATGACGTCGGCGTCGGGGGTGGCCTGGAGCTTGGCGGTGACGGTCGAGCTCACCTGGGTCATGTCCGTGCCCTGCACGTACAGCACCTCGGTGTCCGGGAGCCGGTCCTGCACCCCGGCGCAGCGCGCCTCCAGGCCGACGTTGCCCTGCTCGTGGATGACACAGATCGGGTGCGTGAAGTCCTGCTCGACGAGCAGGTCGCCGAGCGCCTCCCCGGCAAGGCCGTCGTCCTGGCCGATGAAGGTGAACGCGCCGAAGTCGAGCGCGTCGTCCATACCGCCGTTGAACCCGACGACGGGAATGCCCGCGTCGACGGCGTTCTGCGTCACGCCCTGCATCGCCTCCCCCTTGGAGAAGGTCAGGGCCAGGCCGTCCGTGCCCTGGTCGACGGCCTGCTGGGCGAGCTGGCTCTGGCGTGCGGCGTCCGGGTCGCTCGAGTACTGCAGGTCGACGCCGTAGCGCTCGGCAGCTGCCTCCGCGCCCCGCCGCGCGATGTCCCAGAACGTGTCCCCGGGCCCGGCGTGGGTGACCATCACGGCGGTCATGGTCGGCTCGGCGGCGGCGTCGGGTGCGTCGTCCTCCTGCTGCCGCCCGCCACCCGAGCAAGCGGTGAGAATCATGGCCAGCGCGCCACCGAGGGCGAGCGCGCGGACGAGGGGTCGTCGGTTCACGAGCGGAGCTCCTTACATCGTTGTGAAGGGCCAGGCTGCCCAGGCTATCGTCGCCCGGAGCCATGTCAAGACATATGTACGACCGGTCAAACCGCTACTTCTGGGCGTCCCCCGAGAAGTGGTACGACGCCGCTGTGCGCTGCGCGCTGTGCGGCCAGCGCTGCGTGACGACCTTGCCGCGGGTGTAGAACCGGATGCCCTCCGGCCCGTAGACGTGGCTCTCGCCGAACAGCGAGTCCTTCCAGCCGCCGAACGAGTGCCACGCGACGGGCACCGGGATCGGCACGTTGATCCCCACCATGCCGACCCGCACGCGGCGCTGGAAGGTCCGGGCAGCCTCGCCCGACGACGTGAACACCGCGGTGCCGTTGCCGTAGGGGTTGGCGTTGATGACGTCGATCGCCTCGTCGAGGCCGGAGACGCGGACCACGTCGATGACCGGCCCGAAGACCTCCTCGCGGTACACCTCGTGCTCGGCCGCCACCCGGTCGATCACCGTGGGGCCCACGAAGAAGCCCTCCTCGTAGCCCGGCACGGTGCGGCCGCGGCCGTCCACGACAAGCTCGGCGCCCTCCCGCTCGGCCGACGAGATCAGGCCCTCGATCCGGGCCTTCGCCTGGGCGGTGATGACGGGGCCCATCTCGGCGCCCGGCTGGTCGCCCGCGGTCACCCGCACCGACCGCGCCTTCTCGGCGAGGCGCGCCACGAGCTCGTCGGCGACGGCGTCCTCGACAACCGCGACGGACAGCGCCATGCAGCGCTCCCCCGCCGCGCCGAACGCGGCGGCGGCGAGCTGGTCGGCGGCGTCGTCCAGGTCGGCGTCCGCCAGCACAACCCCATGGTTCTTGGCCCCGCCGAGGGCCTGCACCCGCTTGCCCTCGGCCGAGGCCGTGGCGTGGATGTACCGGGCGATCGGCGTCGAGCCGACGAACGAGACAGCCGCGATGTCCTCGTGGTGCAGCAGGGCGTCGACCACCTCTTTGTCGCCCTGGACCACCTGGAACACGCCGTCGGGCAGGCCGGCCTCCTGCCACAGCTCGGCCAGGAAGAGCGACGCCGACGGGTCGCGCTCGGACGGCTTGAGCACAAACGCGTTCCCGGTGGCGATGGCGACGGGGCTCATCCAGAGCGGCACCATCACGGGGAAGTTGAACGGCGTGATGCCGGCGACCACACCGAGCGGCTCCCGGAACGAGTAGACGTCGATCCCCGAAGCGGCCTCGCTGGAGTACTCGCCCTTGAGCAGGTGCGGCAGGCCGGTGGCGAACTCGACGACCTCCAGGCCGCGCGCCACCTCACCGGCCGCGTCGGACAGCACCTTGCCGTGCTCGCGGCTGACGATCGCGGCGAGCTCCGGGGTCCGGGCGGCCAGCAGGTCGCGGAAGCGGAACAGGACCGCCGCGCGCTTGCCCAGGGAGAGCTGCGACCAGGTCTCGGCGGCGGCGACGGCGACCGCCACCGCGCGATCGACGTCGGCGGCCGTGCCGAGACCGAGCCGGGCGATCTCCTGGCCGGTGGCGGGGTTGAAGACCGGCTGGGTGCGCTCGCCGGTCGACTCGACGTGTTTGCCGTCGATCCAGTGGGTGATCAAGGGTTGGGTGGTCAGGGACATGGGAAAACCTTTCAGGGCGGTGGTCACAGGTAGTGCCGCTGCGGGGTGCGGGCCGCGTCGTACTCGGCGCGCGCGGCCCGGGTGCTGGACAGGGTGGAGACGCCGCTCACGGGTACGTCCCACCAGTTCGAGCCTGGGGGGTTGGGCCCGGTGAGGTCGGTCTCGACGTGGATCAGGGTCGCGCGGTCGGACGCGGCGGCGGTGCGGAAGGCTGCCCGGAAGTCGTCGACGCTCTTGGCGACCAGCACGTCGACGCCGAAGCTCTCGGCGTTGCGCACCAGGTCGAGCGGCACCGGCTCGCCGTCGAGCAGCCCGGACTCGGGGTTTCGCATCCGGTAGCTGGTGCCGAACCGCTGCGACCCGCGGGACTCCGACAGGGCCCCGATCGACGCGAACCCGTGGTTCTGCAGCAGGACCACTATCACCTTGATCCGCTCGGACACGATGGTCGCGAGCTCCTGCGGGAGCATCTGGTAGGTGCCGTCCCCGACGATCGCCACGACCTCCCGGCCCGGCGCCGCCAGCTTGGCGCCCATCGCGGCCGGGATCTCGTAACCCATGCAGGAGTACCCGTACTCCAGGTGGTACTGCGACGGCGTCCGGGCCCGCCAGAGCGCCTGCAGGTCACCGGGCATCGAGCCGGCGGCGTTGATCAGGATGTCCTCGTCGCTCATCAGCTCGTTGAGCGCCCCGAAGATCTCGGTCTGCGCGGGCAGCGGGCCGTGCCCCAGGTGGTAGGCACGGTCGGTGACGACCTGCCAGTCGGCGACCCGCCGGGTGACCTCGGCGCGGTACTGGTCGTCGGTGCGGTGGCCGGCCAGGGCTTCGGTGAGCGCGACCAGCCCCTCGCGGGCGTCGGCCACCAGCATCTCGCCGGAGTGCTTCGCGGCGTCGAAGGCGGCGACGTTGAGATTGACGAACCGCACGCCGGGGTCGCGGAACGCGGTGTGGCTGGCAGTGGTGAAGTCGGTGTACCGGGTCCCGACGCCGATGACGACGTCGGCCGTCGCCGCGAGCGCATTGGCGGCGTCGTTGCCCGTGGCGCCCACTCCCCCGACGGCGAGCGGGTGGTCCCACTCGATCGCGCCCTTGCCCGCCTGGGTGTCGGCCACGGGGATGCCGGTGGCGGTGGCGAAGGCGCACAGCGCCTCGCTCGCCCCGGAGTAGACGACGCCGCCGCCCGCGACCACCAGCGGCCGCTTCGCCGCGCGGATCACCTCGACGGCGCGGGCCAGCGCGGCCGG is drawn from Promicromonospora sp. Populi and contains these coding sequences:
- a CDS encoding substrate-binding domain-containing protein, which translates into the protein MNRRPLVRALALGGALAMILTACSGGGRQQEDDAPDAAAEPTMTAVMVTHAGPGDTFWDIARRGAEAAAERYGVDLQYSSDPDAARQSQLAQQAVDQGTDGLALTFSKGEAMQGVTQNAVDAGIPVVGFNGGMDDALDFGAFTFIGQDDGLAGEALGDLLVEQDFTHPICVIHEQGNVGLEARCAGVQDRLPDTEVLYVQGTDMTQVSSTVTAKLQATPDADVIIGLGAPFTVTIVDAVAETGSEAQVASFDLNAELAQAVVDGDVLATVDQQPYLQGYLAIESLWLQHNGGFVLGGGQPVYTGPAIVDQDNAEDVLAGAEDGIR
- a CDS encoding ABC transporter permease codes for the protein MTTATTPAPPASPPAADERLVRRSAVARLLARPEMGAVVGAVGVFVFFAAVAPVFTQLPSVATVLYGASTIGIMAVGVSLLMIGGEFDLSTGVAVVFSALTAAQFSWYLGTNVWVGVGIALVVSLGLGLLNGYLLVVTKLPSFIVTLATFLMIAGVNLGVTRIVAGGVSSPSIAEMDGFESARSFFAAEISFLGVNWDITIVFWLALVVIATHLLVRTRVGNWIFAAGGDELAASAVGVPVVRTKIGLFMGVGLCAWLLGMHNLFAFGTVQSGEGVGNEFLYIIAAVIGGCLLTGGYGSAVGGALGALIFGMVSRGIVYAQWNPDWFRFFLGLMLLVATIVNLVVKKRAEQR
- a CDS encoding Gfo/Idh/MocA family protein, which produces MRAGVALIGVGLISAGWMGNVHSHAYRALGEKYPELDVEVVPVIVADPSVDNAEAARRRFGYREVTVDYRDVLAHPDVDVVSICGPNYVHHEHALAAAAAGKPFWIEKPMGTSVGQSQDIADAARDAGLVTAVGFNYRHAPAVEHLRSLVRSGRLGRVSNVRVVLDADYSASPSGPRTWRFVRETAGSGVLGDLLSHGFDLAQYVVAPVLEVTALTETFIRERPAPSGGGLGHPARGDVGGELLPVENEDYAAVLARLDGGAVATFESSRVAVGPRCAYGIEVFGSSGSARWDFERMNELEVCLGSGGAGSGSAGYGFTRVLTDTEHGEFGRFNPGGGMGLSFEDLKVIEGARFITSVLTGEQVAPSVADGLQAARVAAAAETSAVDGRWHEVAAAYSK
- a CDS encoding ATP-binding cassette domain-containing protein, which gives rise to MSATEPGTPLVRMRGVGKRYGNIVALHDVDLDVEAGRVTCVLGDNGAGKSTLIKIIAGRHQHTEGLLEVDGEELTLGSPRQALDLGIAAVYQDLAVVPLMPVWRNFFLGSELTKGVGPFRILDVKEMQRIAKQELLDMGIDLRDVNQPIHQLSGGERQCVAIARAVHFGARVLILDEPTASLGVKQSGIVLRYVLRARDRGLGVVFITHNPHHAYPVGDRFLLLKRGSPIGYHEKKDVTLDELTSQMAGGAELAELAHELEQTGGDKSLIADVRAAEV
- the iolD gene encoding 3D-(3,5/4)-trihydroxycyclohexane-1,2-dione acylhydrolase (decyclizing): MSTVRLTVGQALVRFLAHQHTERDGVTQRLFAGAFGIFGHGNVAGFGQGLLQAHVEATEAGVPAGETGPDELPYLLARNEQGMVHAAVGYARTKERLQTFACTASIGPGSTNMVTGAALATIDHIPVLLLPSDVFASRIPDPVLQQLEHPGGPDVTVNDAFRPVSRYFDRIWRPEQLLGSAPAAMRVLTDPAETGAVTLALPQDVQAEAYDWPVEFFRDRVWHVARPVPEPAALARAVEVIRAAKRPLVVAGGGVVYSGASEALCAFATATGIPVADTQAGKGAIEWDHPLAVGGVGATGNDAANALAATADVVIGVGTRYTDFTTASHTAFRDPGVRFVNLNVAAFDAAKHSGEMLVADAREGLVALTEALAGHRTDDQYRAEVTRRVADWQVVTDRAYHLGHGPLPAQTEIFGALNELMSDEDILINAAGSMPGDLQALWRARTPSQYHLEYGYSCMGYEIPAAMGAKLAAPGREVVAIVGDGTYQMLPQELATIVSERIKVIVVLLQNHGFASIGALSESRGSQRFGTSYRMRNPESGLLDGEPVPLDLVRNAESFGVDVLVAKSVDDFRAAFRTAAASDRATLIHVETDLTGPNPPGSNWWDVPVSGVSTLSSTRAARAEYDAARTPQRHYL
- a CDS encoding TIM barrel protein; this encodes MTSKARNTDPRFSKLTIGVCPDQWGVWFPEDEKQIHWERALAEMAEAGFEYMETGPYGYFPTDPKLLRKVMDDNGFTVVAGTGWGILHKAEAWAETERTFRAIAETHAAVGAEYLVHLPPLFRDDKTWEWTDDRVLTPDAWKLYIENANRLGQIVKDEYGLKMVLHPHGDSHIETPEDIARVFDATDPDYVNLCLDTGHIVYGGGDPLEMVRTYPDRIAYVHIKAFDVELTEQAHREDWPFGEAVARGASVRPPAGAPDMTALVAALADLNKDLYVICEQDLYPCDPRLPLPNAVMTRQYLASCGLGLL
- the iolG gene encoding inositol 2-dehydrogenase, translated to MRFALIGAGRIGAVHARSVAASPDVELALVADPVDGAAERLASAYGAAATTDVADVFADDTVDAVIVGSPTPYHVDQIVAAVDAGKAVLVEKPVDLDLARADWCLAQVGGRADRVMLGFNRRFDAAFAEVRSRVAAGEIGDVEQLTIISRDPAPPPVAYLASSGGIFRDMAIHDLDMARFFLGDIVNVHAVPQRLDPALAEVDDYDAAVVTLTAASGAVATIINSRHNAAGYDQRLEAFGPRGALRVENHTATSVVLDAAGVSGARGPHLDFFLERYADAYTRELAAFVAAVREGTAPTPSLLDGRQALALADAATQSARTGLSVAPAPIPASAAV
- a CDS encoding CoA-acylating methylmalonate-semialdehyde dehydrogenase, with translation MSLTTQPLITHWIDGKHVESTGERTQPVFNPATGQEIARLGLGTAADVDRAVAVAVAAAETWSQLSLGKRAAVLFRFRDLLAARTPELAAIVSREHGKVLSDAAGEVARGLEVVEFATGLPHLLKGEYSSEAASGIDVYSFREPLGVVAGITPFNFPVMVPLWMSPVAIATGNAFVLKPSERDPSASLFLAELWQEAGLPDGVFQVVQGDKEVVDALLHHEDIAAVSFVGSTPIARYIHATASAEGKRVQALGGAKNHGVVLADADLDDAADQLAAAAFGAAGERCMALSVAVVEDAVADELVARLAEKARSVRVTAGDQPGAEMGPVITAQAKARIEGLISSAEREGAELVVDGRGRTVPGYEEGFFVGPTVIDRVAAEHEVYREEVFGPVIDVVRVSGLDEAIDVINANPYGNGTAVFTSSGEAARTFQRRVRVGMVGINVPIPVPVAWHSFGGWKDSLFGESHVYGPEGIRFYTRGKVVTQRWPHSAQRTAASYHFSGDAQK